In a genomic window of Halomonas denitrificans:
- the dksA gene encoding RNA polymerase-binding protein DksA has translation MSTERVKLPKNYRPSEKEEYMNAKQLEFFRQKLLDWRQELIDESQETINNLRGEVRDVGDEAERASRETENSLELRTRDRYRKLLGKIDQALSRIDDGSYGYCEETGEEIGLARLEARPIATLCLDAQERWELKQKQMRDSR, from the coding sequence ATGTCGACCGAGCGAGTGAAACTGCCGAAGAACTACCGGCCTTCCGAAAAGGAAGAATACATGAACGCCAAGCAGCTGGAATTCTTCCGCCAGAAGCTGCTGGACTGGCGCCAGGAACTGATCGACGAATCGCAGGAGACGATCAACAACCTCCGCGGCGAAGTGCGCGACGTCGGCGACGAGGCCGAGCGGGCCTCGCGCGAGACCGAGAACAGCCTCGAGCTCCGGACCCGCGATCGCTATCGCAAGCTCCTGGGCAAGATCGACCAGGCGCTGTCGAGGATCGACGACGGCAGCTACGGCTACTGCGAAGAGACCGGCGAGGAGATCGGCCTGGCCCGCCTCGAGGCACGCCCGATCGCCACCCTGTGTCTCGATGCGCAGGAACGCTGGGAGCTGAAACAGAAGCAGATGCGCGACAGCCGCTGA
- a CDS encoding SufE family protein, translating to MDEQREIIEEFELFDDWLDRYQYIIDLGRKLEPLAPEEMRDDALLDGCQSQVWLIVDGDADRMLFRANSDAAIVSGLIHLVLRVYSGRSAREIVDTEPEFVDAIGLSQHLSQTRANGLASMLAAIKGHARSALGAA from the coding sequence ATGGACGAGCAACGCGAGATCATCGAAGAGTTCGAGCTGTTCGATGACTGGCTGGACCGCTACCAGTACATCATCGACCTGGGCCGGAAGCTCGAGCCGCTGGCGCCGGAAGAAATGCGCGACGACGCCCTGCTCGACGGCTGTCAATCGCAGGTGTGGTTGATCGTCGACGGCGATGCCGATCGAATGCTCTTCCGCGCCAACAGCGACGCGGCGATCGTCTCCGGCCTGATCCATCTCGTGCTCCGGGTCTATTCCGGCCGCAGCGCGCGCGAGATCGTCGATACGGAGCCCGAGTTCGTCGACGCGATCGGATTGAGCCAGCACCTGTCGCAGACCCGGGCCAACGGCCTGGCCAGCATGCTTGCCGCGATCAAGGGGCACGCTCGCAGCGCGCTGGGTGCTGCGTGA
- the ppnN gene encoding nucleotide 5'-monophosphate nucleosidase PpnN, with the protein MSQNEHSPRNGCAQQKHTTHVYPAGTLNILSREEVSRLSDATQEVGDMLRRCALAVLNSGNPGDDAEEMLSRYADFAIRVEQVNRGIRLDLDNAPGCSFVDGEMIRGIRELLSAVVRDIVYFHTEIRPNPYFDQASSEGITNTVFEIARNAHLLDTGVDPNLVVCWGGHSIPDFEYDYTKEVGYQMGLRGIDICTGCGPGAMKGPMKGATIGHAKQRTLPGRYVGITEPGIIAAESPNPIVNELVILPDIEKRLEAFVRLGHGVVVFPGGVGTAEEILFLLGVLLNPANDGQPFPLVFTGPAESADYFEEIDAFVGLTLGDQARERYRIIIDDPEAVAQEMRQGLQAVRAYRVETQDAFYYNWLLHIDDEFQRPFDPTHEAMANLPVSRDLPRHELAANLRRVFSGIVSGNVKADGIRRIREHGKFEIRGEREIMDALDRLLQRFVRQHRMKLPGETAYEPCYRIVS; encoded by the coding sequence ATGAGCCAGAACGAACATTCGCCGCGCAACGGATGCGCGCAGCAGAAGCACACCACGCACGTGTATCCGGCCGGCACGCTGAACATCCTGTCGCGCGAGGAAGTCTCGCGCCTGTCCGACGCGACCCAGGAAGTCGGCGACATGCTGCGCCGCTGTGCGCTGGCCGTGCTCAACAGCGGCAACCCCGGCGACGACGCCGAGGAGATGCTGTCGCGCTATGCGGATTTCGCGATCCGCGTCGAACAGGTCAATCGGGGCATCCGGCTGGACCTGGACAACGCGCCCGGTTGTTCCTTCGTCGACGGTGAGATGATTCGCGGCATCCGCGAACTCCTCTCGGCAGTCGTTCGCGACATCGTCTACTTCCACACCGAGATCCGGCCCAATCCCTACTTCGACCAGGCGTCGTCGGAGGGCATCACCAACACCGTGTTCGAGATCGCGCGCAACGCGCACCTGCTCGACACGGGCGTGGACCCGAACCTGGTGGTCTGCTGGGGCGGCCACTCGATCCCGGACTTCGAATACGACTACACCAAGGAAGTCGGCTACCAGATGGGCCTGCGCGGCATCGACATCTGTACCGGCTGCGGCCCCGGCGCGATGAAGGGGCCGATGAAAGGCGCGACGATCGGGCACGCCAAGCAGCGCACCCTCCCGGGGCGCTATGTCGGCATCACCGAGCCGGGCATCATCGCTGCAGAATCGCCGAACCCGATCGTCAACGAACTGGTGATCCTGCCGGACATCGAAAAGCGCCTTGAAGCCTTCGTGCGGCTTGGTCATGGCGTGGTCGTGTTCCCGGGCGGCGTCGGTACGGCCGAAGAAATCCTGTTCCTGCTCGGCGTGTTGCTGAACCCGGCCAACGACGGCCAGCCGTTCCCGCTGGTCTTCACGGGGCCGGCCGAGTCGGCCGACTACTTCGAGGAAATCGATGCCTTCGTCGGGTTGACTCTCGGCGACCAGGCGCGGGAACGCTACCGCATCATCATCGACGATCCGGAAGCGGTCGCCCAGGAGATGCGGCAGGGACTGCAAGCGGTGCGCGCCTACCGGGTCGAGACTCAGGATGCGTTCTACTACAACTGGCTGCTGCACATCGACGACGAATTCCAGCGCCCCTTCGATCCGACCCACGAAGCGATGGCGAACCTGCCGGTATCGCGGGACCTGCCTCGCCACGAACTGGCCGCCAACCTGCGGCGGGTGTTCTCGGGGATCGTCTCGGGCAACGTGAAGGCCGACGGAATCCGTCGCATCCGCGAACATGGAAAGTTCGAGATTCGCGGCGAGCGGGAGATCATGGACGCGCTCGATCGCCTGCTGCAGCGCTTCGTGCGCCAGCACCGGATGAAACTTCCCGGCGAGACGGCGTACGAGCCCTGCTACCGCATCGTCAGCTGA
- the yidD gene encoding membrane protein insertion efficiency factor YidD codes for MQRLLIALIHLYRRTLSPVIGQQCRFTPSCSRYTEEAIELYGAGRGSWMGFKRILRCQPFCAGGVDPVPGSDRAAMLTEPSDDTGSDRAAMLTEPSDDTGSDRAAMPTEPSDDTGSDRAAVLTEPNGDPGNDRTATPAETDGRAERA; via the coding sequence ATGCAAAGGCTCCTGATCGCACTGATCCACCTCTACCGCCGGACGCTTTCGCCGGTGATCGGCCAGCAGTGCCGGTTCACGCCGAGCTGCTCGCGCTACACGGAGGAAGCGATCGAACTCTACGGCGCCGGGCGCGGGAGCTGGATGGGCTTCAAGCGCATCCTGCGCTGCCAGCCGTTCTGCGCCGGCGGAGTGGATCCCGTGCCGGGCAGCGATCGCGCAGCGATGCTGACCGAGCCGAGTGACGATACGGGCAGCGATCGCGCAGCGATGCTGACCGAGCCGAGTGACGATACGGGCAGCGATCGCGCAGCGATGCCGACCGAGCCGAGTGACGATACGGGCAGTGATCGCGCAGCGGTGCTCACCGAGCCGAATGGCGATCCGGGCAACGATCGCACCGCGACGCCGGCCGAAACCGACGGCCGCGCGGAACGCGCTTGA
- a CDS encoding DUF2937 family protein: MTMGWVGRRMDHLGSAAFGGAGGLGFSQAPAFTQAYLQRLGGHVDEAQRTIEKIRQGELLPWLAPDGRATAIAELQVRLDQLLALQAQLRDTPPLLRPLTLLRRGEWSIAERAAGDFVPAIPLDPASLTWTGIGIVVAVIAYELLCRAPIGGVRWYRNRRQADANGAAVRAKRSR; the protein is encoded by the coding sequence TTGACCATGGGCTGGGTCGGGCGACGGATGGACCACCTCGGCAGCGCCGCGTTCGGCGGTGCCGGCGGGCTGGGATTTTCCCAGGCGCCAGCCTTCACCCAGGCCTACCTGCAGCGGCTCGGGGGGCACGTCGACGAGGCCCAGAGGACGATCGAGAAGATCCGGCAGGGAGAACTGCTGCCATGGCTTGCGCCCGACGGCCGCGCCACGGCGATCGCCGAACTGCAGGTGCGCCTCGACCAGCTGCTCGCCCTGCAGGCCCAGCTCCGGGACACGCCGCCCCTGCTCCGACCCCTGACCCTGCTGCGCCGCGGCGAGTGGTCGATTGCCGAACGAGCTGCCGGCGACTTCGTCCCGGCCATCCCGCTCGATCCCGCCTCGCTGACCTGGACCGGCATCGGGATCGTCGTCGCGGTGATCGCCTACGAACTGCTCTGCCGCGCACCGATCGGCGGCGTGCGCTGGTATCGCAACCGGCGCCAGGCGGACGCGAACGGCGCAGCGGTCAGAGCGAAACGATCACGCTGA
- a CDS encoding OmpA family protein: MKRLALAICGALAANAAVAQDELFDDRWYVTGIGGAALVDEDRLADDDWPYYGVSIGKFFSPNFSLELQIDAYESEFEGNALTVPAGADSSFENVGYGLFGRYHWGQYSNWRPFVLAGVGLQEHDNFLDDGRDAFASVGLGATAQFGDHWSLRTQFEARYDNDRATFDNDNGFLDGIFSLGLSYKFGEPPRPPAPEPEPEPYVAPEPAPAPAPAPAPAPEPEVILELDSTVTFEFDSSVLLPAAERELDGVVGTLSDADTIVSIEIAGHTDSIGTDEYNQGLSERRAQSVADYLVSRGVPRDRMDVVGYGESRPKVPNTSPENRRMNRRVVISVVARD, encoded by the coding sequence ATGAAACGTCTGGCATTGGCAATCTGCGGAGCGCTGGCGGCGAACGCTGCGGTCGCGCAGGACGAACTCTTCGACGATCGTTGGTACGTCACCGGTATCGGCGGCGCCGCGCTGGTCGACGAGGACCGGTTGGCTGACGACGACTGGCCGTACTACGGCGTGTCGATCGGCAAGTTCTTCTCGCCCAATTTCAGCCTCGAGTTGCAGATCGACGCCTACGAATCCGAGTTCGAGGGCAACGCTCTGACGGTGCCGGCCGGCGCCGACTCGAGCTTCGAGAACGTGGGCTACGGGCTGTTCGGCCGCTACCACTGGGGCCAGTACTCGAACTGGCGCCCGTTCGTGCTGGCCGGCGTCGGTCTGCAGGAACACGACAATTTCCTCGACGACGGGCGTGATGCGTTCGCGTCGGTCGGCCTGGGCGCGACCGCCCAGTTCGGCGACCACTGGAGCCTGCGTACGCAGTTCGAGGCGCGCTACGACAACGATCGGGCGACCTTCGACAACGACAACGGTTTCCTCGACGGCATCTTTTCGCTGGGCCTGAGCTACAAGTTCGGCGAGCCGCCGCGTCCGCCGGCACCGGAACCGGAGCCCGAGCCGTACGTCGCACCGGAACCGGCTCCCGCGCCGGCGCCTGCTCCCGCACCGGCGCCCGAACCCGAGGTCATTCTGGAGCTGGACTCCACCGTGACCTTCGAGTTCGATTCGTCCGTGTTGCTGCCGGCCGCGGAGCGTGAGCTCGACGGTGTGGTCGGCACCCTGAGCGATGCCGACACGATCGTTTCGATCGAGATCGCCGGCCATACGGACAGCATCGGTACCGATGAGTACAACCAGGGACTGTCCGAGCGGCGCGCCCAGTCGGTCGCCGACTACCTGGTTTCCCGGGGCGTGCCCCGCGACCGGATGGATGTGGTCGGCTACGGCGAATCGCGGCCGAAGGTGCCGAACACCTCGCCGGAGAATCGCCGCATGAACCGCCGCGTCGTGATTTCGGTGGTTGCGCGCGACTGA
- the pepQ gene encoding Xaa-Pro dipeptidase: protein MSSRSDFLPPVRHYAAHVETLTRNTVERLAQAGYDRLLIHSGRSHARFQDDYHAPFRAHGHFVHWLPLPSHADCLLEVRPGRKPTLWLNEPDDFWHAAATPPEDWWADAYAIETVRSADDWAHVLDGDRATALIADPVDFPDLGARADLNPADLLWRLDEDRTVKSDWQLDCLRGASRRAVAGHLAAGEAFDGGGSELEIHLAYLQAAAHDPNDLPYNSIVALNEHAAVLHYQLRDAVAPETHRTFLIDAGAECHGLAADITRTRVRSREGLFADLLDAMESLQLQLVERMQPGMDYVAMHQEAHRGVARILHDAGLVKMPVDAMIEDRITSRFYPHGLGHHLGVQVHDVGGRVAPDGSPLPPPDAHPFLRLTRTLEEGNVITVEPGLYFIPSLLQDLREGGFADRFDWKAIDALIPFGGIRIEDDVVVRRGGAPENLTRDAFAAAE, encoded by the coding sequence ATGTCTTCCCGCTCCGATTTCCTGCCCCCGGTCCGGCACTACGCCGCCCACGTCGAAACGCTGACCCGCAACACCGTCGAACGCCTGGCCCAGGCCGGCTACGACCGCCTGCTGATCCACAGCGGCCGGTCGCACGCACGCTTCCAGGACGACTACCACGCGCCGTTCCGGGCCCACGGCCATTTCGTCCACTGGCTGCCTCTGCCGAGCCATGCCGATTGCCTGCTCGAAGTCCGGCCCGGTCGCAAGCCGACGCTCTGGCTGAACGAGCCGGACGACTTCTGGCACGCCGCAGCGACGCCGCCGGAGGACTGGTGGGCGGACGCCTACGCGATCGAGACCGTTCGCTCGGCCGATGACTGGGCCCACGTGCTCGACGGCGACCGTGCCACGGCCCTGATCGCCGACCCGGTCGATTTCCCGGACCTCGGTGCGCGGGCCGACCTGAATCCGGCGGACCTGCTGTGGCGCCTCGACGAGGACCGCACGGTCAAGTCCGACTGGCAGCTCGATTGCCTGCGCGGGGCCAGCCGACGCGCAGTGGCCGGGCACCTCGCCGCCGGCGAGGCCTTCGACGGCGGCGGCTCCGAGCTGGAGATCCACCTGGCCTACCTGCAGGCCGCGGCCCATGACCCCAACGATCTCCCCTACAACAGCATCGTGGCGCTGAACGAGCACGCGGCCGTGCTGCATTACCAGCTACGGGATGCGGTGGCGCCGGAGACGCACCGGACCTTCCTGATCGATGCCGGTGCGGAGTGCCACGGCCTGGCCGCCGACATCACGCGGACCCGTGTGCGGTCCCGGGAAGGCCTGTTCGCCGATCTGCTCGACGCCATGGAATCGCTGCAGCTGCAGTTGGTCGAGCGCATGCAGCCGGGCATGGACTACGTGGCGATGCACCAGGAGGCACACCGCGGCGTGGCGCGCATCCTTCACGATGCCGGCCTGGTGAAGATGCCCGTCGATGCGATGATCGAGGACCGCATCACCAGCCGCTTCTATCCGCACGGCCTGGGCCACCACCTCGGTGTCCAGGTGCACGACGTCGGCGGCCGGGTCGCGCCGGACGGGTCGCCCCTGCCTCCGCCGGACGCGCACCCGTTCCTCCGCCTGACCCGGACCCTGGAGGAAGGCAACGTGATCACCGTGGAACCGGGGCTGTACTTCATCCCGAGCCTGCTGCAGGACCTGCGCGAGGGCGGGTTCGCCGATCGCTTCGACTGGAAGGCGATCGACGCGCTGATTCCCTTCGGTGGAATCCGCATCGAGGACGATGTGGTCGTGCGGCGCGGTGGTGCGCCGGAGAACCTGACCCGTGACGCGTTCGCCGCAGCGGAGTAG
- a CDS encoding TonB-dependent receptor → MKPTNLSISLRALLALVVVSALAASTALAQTTSSNLRGQVISADGDVIDSASVEIIHVPSSTVSRAQTNETGQFFQGGLRVGGPYNITVTADGYQIQRLENVYLDPGAQDPFRFTLVEAAADLDTVQVTGAVISRAAELNNGVGSTYSAEDIANQPATDRDVVRTLLRDPLAQSDGVGNLSVGGVNPRFNAFTIDGAAQTDDFGLSSGTYATARSPINLDAVESATLVAADYSVTASDFTGGLIDVVTKSGTNEWDGSIYYAYNDDSFIGNDLDGGQTFDPGNFEEEEYGFTLGGPILKDRLFFFLSYDEYENAAPADFQQFDVNNEIDPSFYAAIRELTQQVYGFDPGGRPQVANVPETSERTLAKLDWNINYDHRASFTYQKTEENDTSVGADEFTGAWYDVPNEIDAYTLQLFSDWSYNFSTSLRVNYVEKVRGQNCRVGRGFGQITLDDWNADAVAGSPLEGLLGDDEVSFTLGCDRFRHANAFDDERLDILLSGEYFAGDHVVTFGAEYEQYELFNLFVPRSNGEFTFNDYDEFVNRTPGRVRYENVTSNNAQDGAAAWGYDQIAFFVQDRWAITPDFELSAGVRYERFLQDDKPAFSGAINSLYGVNTSNNLDGNALWLPRVGFLWTPAARTTVSGGFGLFSGGNPEVWVSNAFQSATFFAQTFDAMNVDIRNVPQELQDAVAQGVAVPIDYIAEDFDTPSDWKASLRFEQGFDLNNVFGMNLGDNYRFTAQYLYTKVRDGFVWRNLAQTANPDALPTGVAPDGRVIYADLDDLGINNLTQLGNADGSESSVFTVGLSKAFDSGFNFDISYAYTDSEVISEGTSSRGISNWRGQYTLDQNNPAPRTSPFQIEDSFKFNFGYQNEFFGDLLTRVDVFGRVFKGDVFGATFDVGRDNALFGRAGQGESPFDNRPLYIPTPGNDPLVVYGSDFDVAGFFNYVEENNIPVGGILEPYSLVSDDWNNIWDLRFQQELPGIPGIGKFVGDNRFKLILDVENFLNLINDDWGRFTNGPSFGQANIVRADLVSAADVAANGVDGATALTGDAPRTTCLQATDCLYRFTDFDDDPTVFTSRPQSVYEIRLTLRYDF, encoded by the coding sequence ATGAAACCCACGAACCTTTCGATCAGCCTGCGCGCGCTGCTCGCCCTGGTCGTCGTGAGTGCCCTGGCCGCGTCCACGGCCCTTGCACAGACCACGTCGTCCAACCTCCGCGGCCAGGTCATCTCGGCCGACGGCGATGTCATCGACAGCGCCTCCGTCGAGATCATCCACGTGCCGTCGAGCACCGTGTCCCGGGCGCAGACCAACGAGACCGGCCAGTTCTTCCAGGGCGGTCTGCGTGTCGGCGGCCCGTACAACATCACGGTCACCGCGGACGGCTACCAGATCCAGCGCCTCGAGAACGTGTATCTCGATCCGGGCGCGCAGGATCCGTTCCGGTTCACCCTGGTCGAAGCGGCTGCCGATCTGGATACGGTGCAGGTCACCGGTGCAGTCATTTCCCGGGCCGCCGAGCTGAACAACGGCGTGGGCTCGACCTATTCGGCCGAAGACATCGCCAACCAGCCGGCGACGGACCGCGACGTGGTCCGCACGCTGCTGCGCGATCCGCTGGCCCAGTCCGACGGCGTCGGCAACCTGTCCGTCGGCGGCGTCAACCCGCGCTTCAACGCGTTTACCATCGACGGCGCGGCCCAGACCGACGACTTCGGCCTGAGCTCGGGCACCTACGCCACCGCGCGTTCGCCGATCAACCTCGATGCGGTCGAGTCGGCGACCCTGGTCGCGGCCGACTACTCGGTCACCGCCTCGGACTTCACCGGCGGCCTGATCGACGTGGTCACCAAGTCCGGCACCAACGAATGGGACGGCTCGATCTACTACGCCTACAACGACGACAGCTTCATCGGCAACGACCTCGACGGCGGCCAGACCTTCGATCCGGGCAACTTCGAAGAAGAGGAGTACGGTTTCACGCTCGGCGGGCCGATCCTCAAGGACCGGCTGTTCTTCTTCCTGTCCTACGACGAGTACGAGAACGCCGCGCCTGCCGATTTCCAGCAATTCGACGTCAACAACGAAATCGATCCGTCCTTCTACGCGGCCATCCGCGAGCTGACCCAGCAGGTCTACGGCTTCGATCCGGGCGGTCGTCCGCAGGTCGCCAACGTGCCGGAAACCTCCGAGCGTACCCTGGCCAAGCTCGACTGGAACATCAACTACGACCATCGCGCGTCGTTCACGTACCAGAAGACCGAAGAGAACGACACCTCGGTCGGCGCGGACGAGTTCACCGGTGCCTGGTATGACGTGCCGAACGAGATCGACGCCTACACGCTGCAGCTGTTCAGCGACTGGTCGTACAACTTCTCGACCAGCCTGCGCGTCAACTACGTGGAAAAGGTCCGCGGCCAGAACTGCCGCGTGGGCCGCGGCTTCGGTCAGATCACGCTGGACGACTGGAACGCGGACGCCGTCGCCGGCAGCCCTCTGGAAGGTCTCCTCGGTGACGACGAAGTCAGCTTCACGCTGGGCTGCGATCGCTTCCGCCACGCCAACGCCTTCGACGACGAGCGTCTCGACATCCTGCTGTCCGGTGAGTACTTCGCCGGCGACCACGTCGTGACCTTCGGCGCGGAGTACGAGCAGTACGAATTGTTCAACCTCTTCGTGCCGCGTTCGAACGGTGAATTCACCTTCAACGACTACGACGAGTTCGTCAACCGGACGCCGGGTCGGGTCCGCTACGAGAACGTGACCAGCAACAATGCCCAGGACGGCGCCGCTGCCTGGGGCTACGACCAGATCGCGTTCTTCGTCCAGGATCGCTGGGCCATCACCCCGGACTTCGAGCTGAGCGCCGGCGTGCGCTACGAGCGCTTCCTGCAGGACGACAAGCCGGCCTTCAGCGGTGCGATCAACAGCCTTTACGGCGTCAACACGTCGAACAACCTCGACGGCAACGCCCTGTGGCTGCCCCGCGTCGGCTTCCTGTGGACCCCGGCGGCGCGCACCACCGTGTCCGGTGGCTTCGGCCTGTTCTCCGGCGGCAACCCGGAAGTCTGGGTGTCGAACGCGTTCCAGAGCGCGACCTTCTTCGCCCAGACCTTCGATGCGATGAATGTCGATATCCGCAACGTGCCGCAGGAACTGCAGGACGCGGTGGCGCAGGGTGTCGCGGTGCCGATCGACTACATCGCCGAGGACTTCGACACGCCGTCGGACTGGAAGGCCTCGCTGCGCTTCGAGCAGGGCTTCGACCTGAACAACGTGTTCGGCATGAACCTGGGTGACAACTACCGCTTCACCGCCCAGTACCTCTACACCAAGGTCCGCGACGGCTTCGTCTGGCGCAACCTGGCCCAGACCGCCAACCCGGACGCACTGCCCACTGGCGTCGCTCCGGACGGCCGCGTCATCTACGCCGACCTCGACGACCTGGGCATCAACAACCTGACCCAGCTGGGCAACGCCGACGGCTCCGAGAGCAGCGTGTTCACGGTCGGCCTGTCGAAGGCCTTCGATTCCGGCTTCAACTTCGATATCAGCTACGCGTACACCGATTCCGAAGTGATCTCGGAAGGCACCTCGTCGCGCGGTATCTCGAACTGGCGCGGCCAGTACACGCTGGACCAGAACAACCCGGCGCCGCGCACCTCGCCGTTCCAGATCGAGGATTCGTTCAAGTTCAACTTCGGCTACCAGAACGAGTTCTTCGGCGACCTGCTGACCCGCGTCGACGTATTCGGCCGCGTGTTCAAGGGCGACGTGTTCGGCGCCACCTTCGACGTCGGTCGTGACAACGCGCTGTTCGGCCGTGCCGGCCAGGGCGAGAGCCCGTTCGACAACCGTCCGCTGTACATTCCGACCCCGGGCAACGACCCGCTGGTCGTCTACGGTTCGGACTTCGACGTCGCCGGCTTCTTCAACTACGTCGAAGAGAACAACATCCCGGTCGGCGGCATTCTCGAGCCGTACTCGCTGGTGTCCGATGACTGGAACAACATCTGGGACCTGCGCTTCCAGCAGGAACTGCCGGGCATCCCGGGCATCGGCAAGTTCGTCGGCGACAACCGGTTCAAGCTGATTCTCGATGTCGAGAACTTCCTGAACCTGATCAACGACGACTGGGGTCGCTTCACGAACGGTCCGAGCTTCGGCCAGGCCAACATCGTGCGCGCCGACCTCGTGTCCGCAGCCGACGTGGCGGCCAACGGCGTCGATGGGGCAACGGCCCTGACCGGCGACGCGCCGCGTACGACCTGCCTCCAGGCCACCGACTGCCTGTACCGGTTCACCGATTTCGACGACGACCCGACGGTGTTCACCAGCCGTCCGCAGTCGGTCTACGAAATCCGCCTGACCCTGCGCTACGACTTCTGA
- the cysS gene encoding cysteine--tRNA ligase, translating to MPLTLYNTLTRRKEAFVPQDPERVTMYACGPTVYNYAHIGNARPAVIFDLLYRLLQRRYSNVIYARNITDVDDKINAAAHEQGIEIGTITRRFTDAYHADMAALGVGTPTVEPRATDHMAEIIEMIETLIERGHAYAAEGHVLFDVTTFDDYGALSRRDRREMVAGARVEVAPYKKNPGDFVLWKPSDSTQPGWDSPWGRGRPGWHIECSAMSAAHLGEVIDIHAGGQDLVFPHHENEVAQSRCCHGRDAFARFWLHNGFVTVEKRKMSKSLGNTQIVHDLLEDWPGEAMRYLLLSAHYRQPLDWSESALVQAVTTLDRLYRTLSESDAPGEAADPDPAVLEALDDDLNTPAALAELNRLSRETAQAEGAERARKAAALAASGAVLGLLQDPEGWHAARTEAVTDVDSEEVERLVAERNAARKARDFATADRIRDELDARGIELEDGPDGTRWQVRAGGGP from the coding sequence ATGCCGCTGACCCTGTACAACACCCTGACCCGGCGCAAGGAAGCGTTCGTTCCGCAGGACCCCGAGCGGGTGACGATGTATGCCTGCGGCCCGACCGTGTACAACTACGCGCACATCGGCAACGCACGGCCGGCGGTGATCTTCGACCTGCTCTACCGTCTCCTCCAGCGACGGTATTCGAACGTGATCTACGCGCGCAACATCACCGACGTCGACGACAAGATCAACGCCGCCGCCCACGAACAGGGCATCGAAATCGGCACGATCACCCGGCGGTTCACCGACGCCTACCACGCCGACATGGCCGCCCTGGGCGTCGGGACGCCTACCGTCGAGCCGCGCGCGACCGACCACATGGCCGAAATCATCGAGATGATCGAGACGCTGATCGAGCGCGGCCACGCCTACGCCGCCGAAGGCCATGTCCTGTTCGACGTGACCACCTTCGACGACTACGGCGCCCTGTCGCGCCGGGACCGCCGGGAGATGGTTGCCGGGGCACGCGTCGAGGTCGCGCCGTACAAGAAGAACCCCGGCGATTTCGTGCTGTGGAAACCCTCCGATTCCACCCAGCCCGGTTGGGACAGCCCCTGGGGGCGGGGTCGACCGGGCTGGCACATCGAGTGCTCGGCGATGAGCGCTGCGCACCTGGGCGAGGTCATCGACATCCATGCCGGCGGCCAGGACCTGGTGTTCCCGCACCATGAAAACGAGGTCGCCCAGAGCCGTTGCTGCCACGGTCGCGACGCGTTCGCTCGCTTCTGGCTGCACAACGGCTTCGTGACCGTCGAGAAGCGCAAGATGTCCAAGAGCCTCGGCAATACCCAGATCGTCCACGACCTGCTCGAGGACTGGCCCGGCGAAGCGATGCGCTACCTGCTCCTCTCGGCCCACTACCGGCAGCCCCTGGACTGGTCGGAATCGGCCCTGGTCCAGGCCGTGACCACGCTCGATCGACTCTACCGGACGCTGTCGGAAAGCGATGCGCCCGGCGAGGCGGCCGACCCCGACCCGGCCGTGCTCGAGGCGCTCGACGACGATCTCAACACGCCGGCCGCGCTGGCCGAACTGAACCGACTGTCGCGAGAGACCGCGCAGGCCGAGGGCGCCGAGCGCGCTCGAAAGGCGGCGGCCCTCGCGGCCTCCGGCGCGGTCCTGGGCCTGCTGCAGGACCCCGAAGGCTGGCACGCGGCCCGGACCGAAGCGGTCACCGACGTCGATAGCGAGGAGGTCGAGCGACTGGTCGCCGAGCGCAATGCCGCCCGCAAGGCCCGCGACTTCGCCACCGCCGACCGGATCCGCGACGAACTGGACGCGCGAGGCATCGAACTCGAGGACGGTCCCGACGGCACCCGCTGGCAGGTCCGGGCCGGGGGCGGCCCGTGA